In one Conger conger chromosome 5, fConCon1.1, whole genome shotgun sequence genomic region, the following are encoded:
- the LOC133128570 gene encoding 4-galactosyl-N-acetylglucosaminide 3-alpha-L-fucosyltransferase 9-like, whose product MSSASFQGIVRPFVIAVLLLGCFGILFYTYFKMPTSERASPAPAPMLKYQNNGSNEEQEDQAEIPVSKKEEDQNIVSKQDEAEIPVSKKDEDQNIVSKQEEAEIAVSKKEEHQTIVLIWMWPFGSAFDLNSCSALLNIDGCHLTADRNMYSKSDGVIFHHRDISWDLSNIPQSQRPSFQKWVWMNLESPTNTGRNPALKSLFNLTMNYRQDADIVMRYATIVKTEENNFKIPSKNKLVCWIVSNWNPSYRRVAYYYELKRHIDINVYGRAFGRPLRGEDFDATIASCKFYLSFENSIHKDYITEKLYNPMSVGTVPIVLGPSRQNYEDFVPGDSFIHVDDFPSPQKLAEHIRFLDKNEDMYQRYLHFRKQFEVKKYDPFLVGTCLTCNYIRAHFNEYKVIHDLNTWFWG is encoded by the coding sequence ATGTCATCTGCATCTTTCCAAGGAATAGTACGCCCTTTTGTAATTGCAGTTCTTTTACTGGGTTGTTTtgggattttattttatacttatTTCAAGATGCCCACAAGCGAGCGGGCAAGTCCAGCACCTGCACCAATGTTGAAATACCAGAATAATGGTTCCAATGAGGAACAAGAGGATCAAGCCGAGATTCCTGTTTCTAAAAAGGAAGAAGACCAGAATATTGTTTCCAAACAGGATGAAGCGGAGATTCCTGTTTCTAAAAAGGATGAAGACCAGAATATtgtttccaaacaggaagaAGCGGAGATTGCTGTTTCCAAAAAGGAAGAACACCAGACTATTGTACTAATCTGGATGTGGCCATTTGGCAGTGCCTTTGATCTCAACTCCTGTAGTGCTCTGCTTAACATTGATGGCTGTCACCTAACAGCAGACCGAAACATGTACAGCAAGTCAGATGGGGTTATCTTCCATCACAGAGACATTAGCTGGGATTTATCCAACATACCACAATCACAGCGCCCATCATTCCAAAAATGGGTGTGGATGAACCTAGAATCCCCCACAAATACAGGAAGGAATCCTGCTCTCAAAAGCCTGTTCAATTTGACGATGAATTACAGGCAGGATGCTGATATTGTAATGCGTTATGCGACAATTGTTAAAACTGAGGAGAATAACTTCAAAATACCAAGCAAAAACAAGTTGGTGTGCTGGATTGTGAGCAACTGGAACCCAAGTTACAGAAGAGTGGCGTACTATTATGAGTTGAAGAGACACATTGATATAAATGTCTATGGACGGGCCTTTGGAAGACCACTCAGAGGTGAAGACTTTGATGCCACAATTGCCAGCTGTAAATTCTATCTGTCATTTGAGAACTCAATCCACAAAGACTACATCACTGAAAAACTGTACAACCCAATGTCTGTTGGCACAGTGCCAATTGTTCTCGGGCCATCAAGACAGAACTATGAGGACTTTGTCCCAGGTGATTCCTTCATACATGTAGATGATTTTCCCTCCCCCCAAAAGCTTGCTGAGCACATCCGGTTCTTAGACAAGAACGAAGACATGTACCAACGATACTTACATTTTCGTAAACAATTCGAAGTAAAGAAGTATGATCCATTTCTCGTAGGCACATGTCTTACCTGTAATTATATTAGGGCACACTTCAATGAATACAAAGTTATCCATGACCTTAACACATGGTTCTGGGGATGA